A genomic region of Nostoc sp. UHCC 0702 contains the following coding sequences:
- a CDS encoding IS1 family transposase (programmed frameshift): MQCPYCESTEIRKNGKRRGKQNHICTNCDRQFIDVYDPPKGYSEELKQECLKMYLNGMGFRGIERVKGVHHTTIIYWVKQIGKKLPDVPKEDIVPEVGELDELETFIGSKKTKFWLWTAVNHFTQGILAWVLGDHSAETFEPLWEIVKQWESYFYVTDGWKVYPSFIPDGDQIVSKTYMTRVENENTRLRHYLARLHRKTLCYSKSEQMLRHSIKLLLHYLKYQIVPT; encoded by the exons GTGCAATGTCCATACTGTGAGTCTACGGAAATTAGAAAGAATGGAAAACGCAGAGGTAAACAAAATCACATCTGTACTAACTGCGATCGCCAATTTATTGATGTGTACGATCCGCCAAAAGGATACTCAGAGGAACTCAAACAAGAATGTTTAAAAATGTATCTTAATGGTATGGGTTTTCGTGGTATTGAACGGGTTAAAGGTGTACATCATACTACTATAATTTATTGGGTAAAACAAATAGGAAAAAAGCTGCCAGACGTACCAAAAGAAGATATTGTACCAGAAGTTGGAGAACTGGATGAATTAGAGACATTCATAGGTTCAAAAAAAACAAAAT TCTGGCTGTGGACAGCAGTAAATCACTTTACTCAAGGTATTTTAGCCTGGGTCTTAGGAGACCATAGTGCGGAAACATTTGAGCCATTATGGGAAATTGTGAAACAGTGGGAAAGCTATTTTTATGTGACCGATGGCTGGAAAGTTTACCCCAGTTTTATACCCGATGGAGACCAAATTGTGAGTAAAACATATATGACGCGAGTAGAAAATGAAAATACTCGATTGCGTCATTATCTTGCACGCCTTCACAGAAAAACTTTATGCTATTCCAAATCAGAACAAATGCTGAGACACTCAATTAAATTGTTACTTCATTATTTAAAGTATCAAATTGTACCTACATAA
- a CDS encoding sigma 54-interacting transcriptional regulator, with amino-acid sequence MTSPETVTWLQERTTLGILSPEVLNAIAQVIEAQVIPAQKDLVSEGTSPEALYILVEGQLESNTTDKSNSDFACGYLPGAVIHLQELLLDELTPFTITAVTESHVWVVPAFEFRALVTKYPEIAQAFSRQLAQELAEVTSALSYEQERSVALRPYLVTKAQRGIVGTSRYAVRLREQIREAAADGKSVDIFGEPGLEKDNIAALIHYGSPKRREPIIKVNCGILQTSGADLFGRAGGKPGLLEWVGEGSLILNNIQEIPPELLPSIKQLVETGTYTPVSRSEAPPAEPRHSKARILIVSEKSESIIERCVGHVIKVPPLRVRKADIKAQVEYYASLYVRARGLPKPRITPEALRRLQSYDFPGNLKELKNLVERAIVQAGERQELTEEIFWSADSKKKQFRVNLLNVYPGLRRFLRSSWWPDRINYGFTATAFAIIVAVLFIGPQTRDRNLVLNLFWAWWWPFFLFLFPFLGRVWCAVCPFMIYGEITQKLSLWLWPRQLNRWPREKAEKWGGWFLFGLFTLIFLWEELWHLENTAYLSACLLLLITAGAMIFSAIFERRFWCRYLCPIGGMNGLFAKLSMTELRAQQGICSATCTTYQCYKGGPQKGEGMETNGCPLYSHPAQLEDNRDCVLCMTCLKACPHRSVEFNLRPPGIELWTTHVPRKYEVALLFLLLGGIYLHRLPEILSALELQVDLTNFWQHLGLSLITLIIPAAVTFLAYGLMKLIQLGRKPKPFVELAYGYLPLVLGGNLAHYLRLGLGEGGRILPVTFATFGLSGEQLPVLVAHPAVMAFLQGVTLIFSVLVTIILTQKIARQPLRTMLWQHLAAIALGVSMWAIIV; translated from the coding sequence ATGACATCTCCAGAAACAGTTACGTGGCTACAAGAACGCACGACTTTAGGAATTCTCTCACCTGAAGTTTTGAATGCGATCGCCCAAGTGATAGAAGCACAAGTTATACCAGCGCAAAAAGACTTAGTTAGCGAAGGTACTTCTCCAGAAGCGCTTTACATTCTTGTAGAAGGTCAACTCGAAAGCAATACTACTGATAAAAGTAACTCAGATTTTGCTTGTGGATACCTACCCGGAGCAGTTATTCACCTCCAAGAATTACTCTTGGATGAGTTAACTCCCTTCACAATTACCGCCGTCACAGAATCTCATGTGTGGGTTGTACCTGCTTTTGAATTTCGCGCTTTAGTCACTAAATACCCCGAAATTGCTCAAGCTTTTTCTCGTCAATTGGCTCAAGAATTAGCTGAGGTTACATCTGCTTTATCTTACGAACAAGAACGTTCTGTGGCGTTGCGGCCATATTTAGTCACCAAGGCGCAACGGGGAATTGTGGGGACAAGTCGCTACGCTGTGCGTCTGCGGGAGCAAATTCGAGAAGCTGCTGCTGATGGCAAATCTGTGGATATTTTCGGGGAACCAGGCTTAGAAAAAGATAATATAGCCGCCCTCATTCACTACGGTTCTCCCAAGCGGCGAGAACCAATTATTAAAGTCAACTGTGGAATTCTGCAAACTAGCGGCGCTGATTTATTCGGTCGCGCTGGGGGCAAACCAGGGCTTTTAGAATGGGTGGGAGAAGGCAGTTTAATTCTCAACAACATCCAAGAAATACCCCCGGAGTTATTACCATCCATTAAGCAGTTGGTAGAAACAGGTACATATACTCCTGTGAGTCGTTCTGAAGCACCGCCTGCTGAACCTCGCCATAGTAAAGCACGTATTCTCATTGTTTCCGAAAAATCGGAGTCAATAATTGAACGTTGTGTTGGTCATGTAATCAAAGTACCGCCGCTCCGAGTACGGAAAGCTGACATTAAAGCTCAGGTGGAATATTATGCTAGTCTCTACGTTCGAGCTAGAGGTCTGCCTAAACCGCGCATCACCCCAGAAGCTTTGCGTCGCTTGCAGTCCTATGATTTTCCTGGCAATCTCAAAGAGTTGAAAAACCTGGTAGAACGGGCGATTGTGCAAGCAGGAGAAAGACAGGAGTTAACAGAAGAAATTTTTTGGTCAGCTGACAGCAAAAAAAAGCAATTTCGCGTCAATTTGTTGAATGTTTATCCTGGTTTGCGGCGGTTTTTGCGTAGTTCTTGGTGGCCCGATCGCATTAATTATGGCTTTACTGCCACAGCTTTTGCAATCATCGTGGCTGTGTTATTTATCGGGCCTCAAACACGCGATCGCAATTTGGTTTTAAATCTCTTTTGGGCTTGGTGGTGGCCTTTCTTTTTGTTTCTATTTCCCTTTTTGGGTCGTGTGTGGTGTGCTGTCTGTCCCTTCATGATTTACGGGGAAATTACGCAAAAACTTTCACTATGGCTGTGGCCTAGACAACTCAACCGCTGGCCAAGAGAGAAAGCGGAAAAATGGGGCGGCTGGTTTTTATTTGGACTATTTACCCTGATTTTCTTATGGGAAGAACTCTGGCATTTAGAAAATACCGCCTACCTCAGCGCTTGTTTGCTGCTATTAATTACCGCTGGCGCGATGATTTTTTCTGCCATTTTTGAGCGGCGGTTTTGGTGTCGCTATCTTTGTCCCATTGGCGGCATGAATGGTTTATTTGCTAAACTTTCCATGACTGAACTCAGGGCGCAGCAAGGTATTTGTTCAGCCACTTGCACTACTTATCAGTGTTACAAGGGCGGGCCGCAAAAGGGCGAAGGCATGGAAACCAATGGATGTCCCTTATACTCTCACCCAGCACAGTTAGAAGATAACAGAGATTGCGTGCTGTGCATGACTTGTTTGAAAGCCTGTCCCCACCGTTCTGTGGAGTTCAATTTGCGTCCCCCTGGTATTGAACTGTGGACAACTCATGTACCCCGTAAATATGAAGTGGCATTGTTGTTTTTGTTGTTAGGTGGAATATATCTGCATCGGTTGCCAGAAATACTATCTGCGTTGGAGTTGCAAGTAGATTTAACTAATTTTTGGCAACACCTAGGATTATCACTGATAACTTTGATTATCCCTGCGGCGGTGACATTTTTGGCATATGGCTTGATGAAACTAATTCAATTGGGACGTAAGCCTAAACCATTTGTAGAGCTTGCCTATGGCTATTTACCGTTAGTGTTAGGAGGTAATTTAGCTCACTATCTGCGTTTAGGTTTGGGTGAAGGCGGGCGGATTTTACCTGTTACCTTTGCTACTTTTGGTTTGAGTGGTGAACAATTGCCTGTATTAGTGGCTCATCCGGCTGTGATGGCTTTTTTGCAAGGTGTAACTTTAATTTTCTCAGTACTTGTAACTATAATATTAACGCAAAAAATTGCGCGACAACCACTGAGAACTATGCTTTGGCAACATTTAGCTGCGATCGCTTTGGGTGTTAGTATGTGGGCAATTATTGTGTAA
- a CDS encoding alpha/beta fold hydrolase — translation MGKSSRPKNNDYSLEKYARDLAAVIDIAGDKPVILLGHSMGGMINLTFCRLFPEQLKRRVASLILVDTTYTNPVKTCIFSSLVRKLQKPLLEPLLYLTILLSPIFWLMTWLSYLNGLLYIGLIFDF, via the coding sequence TTGGGAAAATCCTCTAGACCAAAAAACAATGATTACTCCTTGGAAAAATATGCTCGTGATTTAGCAGCTGTTATTGACATTGCTGGGGATAAACCTGTTATTCTGCTAGGACACAGCATGGGTGGAATGATTAATCTGACATTCTGTCGGCTGTTTCCAGAACAATTGAAGCGACGAGTGGCAAGTTTAATTTTAGTCGATACTACTTACACTAATCCAGTCAAAACTTGTATATTTAGCAGTTTGGTACGCAAATTGCAAAAGCCTCTGCTCGAACCTTTGTTATACTTGACTATTTTGCTATCACCCATTTTTTGGTTGATGACTTGGCTTTCCTATTTGAATGGTTTGCTGTATATAGGACTCATATTTGATTTTTGA
- the glgX gene encoding glycogen debranching protein GlgX produces MYVAVWPGNVYPLGATWDGKGTNFALFSENATGVELCLFDADGNEKRLALTEKNNFVWHAYLPGVGPGQRYGFRVHGSWAPEVGHRFNPNKLLIDPYAKAIDGEINDTSAIFGYCFDTPEQDLAFSDSDSAQVMPKCIVIDESFDWGDDKLLRRPWHETIIYETHVKGFTNLHPDIPEELRGTYAGLAHPAAIQYLQQLGITAVELMPVHHFLSRPGFLVNKGLKNYWGYDSINYFTPYSGYSASGTQGQQVAEFKQMVKDLHFAGIEVILDVVYNHTGEGNHLGPTLSLRGIDNAVYYRLVKDNPRYYMDFTGCGNSLNVRHAQVLKLIMDSLRYWVIEMHVDGFRFDLASALARELYEVDNLAAFFDIIHQDPVLADVKLIAEPWDLGEGGYQVGNFPLRWSEWNGRYRDTVRDFWRGEDNSLGQFAYSFTGSPDLYQTNGRNPNASINFITAHDGFTLNDLVSYNQKHNEANKEDNRDGESHNRSWNCGVEGETDDLEVIRLRDRQRRNFLATLMLSQGIPMLLGGDEIGCTQKGNNNVYCQDNELSWRDWGLQKSNAELLDFTRELINFRDQHPVFRRRKWFQGRPIHGFGISDIGWFNADGTEMTEKQWLVSYAKVMEIFLNGEGIVTPGPRGERIIDESFLLFFNAHYEMIEFALPNVFKDREWEMVINTDEPRFVRPGKFITGKQTLPVTERSLIVLRRLI; encoded by the coding sequence ATGTATGTAGCTGTATGGCCAGGAAATGTATATCCTTTAGGTGCTACTTGGGATGGTAAAGGCACAAACTTTGCTTTGTTTTCGGAGAATGCAACAGGTGTAGAACTTTGTTTATTTGATGCCGATGGTAATGAAAAACGCTTAGCTTTGACAGAAAAAAACAATTTTGTGTGGCACGCTTATCTACCAGGAGTCGGGCCGGGACAACGCTATGGGTTTAGAGTACATGGGTCTTGGGCACCAGAAGTTGGTCATCGCTTTAACCCTAATAAACTATTAATTGATCCCTATGCCAAGGCAATTGATGGTGAAATTAATGATACCTCAGCTATCTTTGGCTACTGTTTCGATACTCCTGAACAAGACTTAGCTTTTTCCGATTCAGATAGTGCCCAAGTTATGCCGAAGTGTATTGTGATCGATGAATCCTTTGATTGGGGAGATGACAAACTGCTACGTAGACCCTGGCACGAAACTATTATTTATGAAACTCACGTTAAAGGCTTTACTAACCTACACCCAGACATTCCAGAAGAATTACGCGGTACTTATGCTGGGCTAGCACATCCAGCTGCAATTCAATATCTGCAACAACTAGGAATCACAGCTGTAGAATTGATGCCTGTGCATCACTTCTTATCTCGTCCAGGATTTTTGGTCAATAAAGGACTCAAAAACTATTGGGGCTACGATTCTATCAATTATTTCACACCATACTCTGGTTATAGCGCTAGTGGAACTCAGGGACAACAAGTAGCTGAGTTCAAGCAGATGGTGAAAGATTTGCACTTTGCTGGAATTGAGGTAATTTTAGATGTTGTCTACAACCACACTGGTGAAGGCAATCATTTAGGGCCGACACTTTCGTTGCGAGGCATTGACAATGCCGTGTATTACCGCTTGGTTAAAGATAATCCCCGCTATTACATGGACTTTACAGGCTGCGGTAATTCTCTGAATGTGCGTCATGCCCAAGTTCTAAAATTAATCATGGATAGTCTGCGCTATTGGGTAATAGAAATGCATGTTGATGGCTTTCGCTTTGATTTGGCTTCAGCATTGGCGCGAGAACTATATGAGGTAGATAATCTCGCAGCTTTCTTTGATATTATTCATCAAGACCCAGTATTAGCAGATGTCAAGCTCATTGCTGAGCCTTGGGACTTGGGAGAGGGAGGCTATCAAGTAGGAAATTTTCCCTTACGCTGGTCTGAATGGAATGGCAGATATCGTGATACTGTGCGAGATTTTTGGCGTGGTGAAGATAATAGTTTGGGACAATTTGCTTACAGTTTTACTGGTAGTCCTGATCTGTATCAAACAAACGGACGCAATCCCAATGCAAGTATTAATTTTATAACTGCTCACGATGGCTTTACCCTTAACGATTTGGTCAGCTACAATCAAAAGCACAACGAGGCTAACAAAGAAGATAACCGCGATGGAGAAAGCCATAACAGGTCTTGGAATTGCGGTGTAGAAGGGGAAACTGATGATTTAGAGGTGATTCGCTTGCGCGATCGCCAGCGACGGAACTTTTTAGCAACTCTAATGCTGTCTCAGGGTATTCCCATGTTGCTGGGAGGGGATGAAATTGGCTGTACTCAGAAGGGCAACAATAATGTATACTGCCAAGACAATGAACTTTCCTGGCGTGACTGGGGTTTACAAAAGTCAAATGCGGAACTCTTAGACTTTACTCGTGAACTGATTAATTTCCGTGATCAACATCCTGTATTCAGACGGCGTAAGTGGTTTCAAGGTCGCCCCATTCACGGTTTTGGGATCAGTGATATCGGTTGGTTCAATGCTGATGGCACTGAGATGACCGAAAAGCAGTGGCTAGTTAGTTATGCCAAAGTAATGGAAATCTTCTTAAATGGCGAGGGGATTGTCACTCCAGGCCCCCGTGGTGAACGTATTATTGATGAAAGTTTTCTGCTATTTTTTAACGCCCACTACGAGATGATTGAGTTTGCCTTACCCAATGTTTTCAAGGATAGAGAATGGGAAATGGTGATTAACACCGATGAACCTCGCTTTGTTAGACCAGGAAAGTTCATTACAGGTAAGCAAACTCTACCAGTTACAGAGCGATCGCTTATAGTCTTACGTCGTTTAATTTAG
- a CDS encoding acyl-CoA synthetase: protein MNLPLITRAEEHNEKIAIVTTDKAFSYRDLLHTSSEIATSLLENTEDLQEQRVAFLIPPGFEYVATQWGIWRAGGIAVPLCISHPRPELEYVITNSAASIIVAHPNFEGILGAIASEKNLRFILTSDILPTNISRLPEVDITRRALILYTSGTTGKPKGVVTTHENIQAQVTSLITAWEWTSSDSPAETLRERILHVLPLHHIHGIINVLTCALWAGAECHMLSKFDAEIVWQRISQGNLTLFMAVPTIYVKLIAAWSAASSDSQKSMSAGCAKMRLMVSGSAALPVQVLEKWQTISSHFLLERYGMTEIGMALSNPLHGQRSAGYVGQPLPKVEVRLVDDNGELVPPGTPGEIQVKGPTVFLEYWQNPQATAKAFRDGWFCTGDLAVVENGNYRILGRMSVDIIKTGGYKVSALEIEEVLRTHPDITECAVVGVADAEWGERVCAALVLQPERSLTLESFRSWAKELLAVYKVPTQILLVEELPRNAMGKVTKPTVVELFRAYSS from the coding sequence GTGAATCTCCCATTGATTACTCGTGCTGAAGAACACAACGAGAAAATAGCGATAGTTACAACTGACAAAGCATTTAGCTATCGGGATTTGCTCCACACCTCCAGTGAAATTGCCACAAGTCTTCTTGAGAATACAGAAGATTTGCAGGAGCAGCGAGTTGCTTTTCTCATCCCACCTGGGTTTGAGTATGTAGCTACTCAATGGGGGATTTGGCGTGCTGGCGGTATAGCGGTACCTCTGTGTATTTCCCACCCACGCCCAGAATTAGAGTATGTGATTACAAATTCAGCAGCATCGATTATCGTTGCCCATCCTAATTTTGAGGGTATACTGGGGGCGATCGCCTCTGAAAAAAATTTGCGATTTATCCTCACCTCAGATATCCTGCCAACTAATATTAGCCGCCTACCAGAAGTAGATATCACCAGACGCGCGTTAATTCTCTACACCAGCGGTACAACAGGTAAACCCAAGGGTGTAGTTACAACCCATGAGAATATTCAAGCCCAAGTTACTAGCTTAATCACCGCTTGGGAATGGACATCAAGCGATTCTCCTGCGGAGACGCTGCGCGAACGCATTTTACATGTACTACCACTACATCACATTCATGGCATTATCAACGTCCTCACCTGTGCTTTATGGGCTGGCGCAGAGTGCCATATGTTAAGCAAGTTTGATGCCGAAATCGTATGGCAGCGAATTTCTCAGGGTAACTTAACTTTATTTATGGCAGTACCGACAATCTATGTCAAGTTGATTGCTGCTTGGTCAGCTGCTTCTAGCGATTCCCAAAAAAGCATGTCCGCAGGTTGTGCCAAAATGCGCCTGATGGTTTCTGGTTCAGCAGCTTTACCAGTTCAAGTGTTGGAAAAGTGGCAGACTATCAGCAGTCATTTTCTACTTGAACGCTACGGAATGACTGAAATTGGTATGGCGCTATCAAATCCTTTACACGGTCAACGGTCAGCAGGATATGTCGGTCAGCCTTTGCCAAAGGTAGAAGTTAGATTAGTCGATGACAACGGAGAGTTAGTCCCACCAGGGACACCAGGAGAAATCCAAGTTAAAGGCCCCACAGTATTTTTAGAGTATTGGCAAAACCCCCAAGCAACCGCAAAAGCTTTTCGGGATGGCTGGTTTTGTACTGGTGATCTCGCCGTTGTGGAAAACGGCAACTACCGCATTTTAGGCAGAATGAGCGTAGATATCATCAAAACCGGAGGGTATAAAGTTTCAGCTTTGGAAATTGAAGAAGTGTTAAGAACCCATCCAGATATTACTGAATGTGCAGTGGTTGGAGTTGCTGATGCCGAGTGGGGTGAACGGGTTTGTGCTGCTTTAGTCTTGCAACCAGAACGCAGTTTAACATTAGAATCTTTCCGGAGTTGGGCAAAAGAGCTATTAGCAGTTTATAAAGTACCAACCCAAATTTTGTTAGTTGAAGAATTACCCCGCAATGCTATGGGCAAAGTGACTAAGCCGACGGTGGTTGAGCTATTTCGAGCATATTCTTCTTAA
- a CDS encoding DUF433 domain-containing protein, whose amino-acid sequence MTLASNGQTAIIRTERGLTIAGTRITLYDVMDYVTAQYPAKFIRSLFDLTEEQIDAALSYIESHRAEVEAEYQVVLKEAEELRQYYEEQNRERVARIATLPPPPGLEAAWKKLQASKARHQPQP is encoded by the coding sequence ATGACTTTGGCATCAAATGGACAAACAGCCATCATCCGTACAGAACGCGGACTGACAATAGCGGGAACGCGCATCACCCTCTACGACGTGATGGACTATGTAACTGCCCAGTACCCTGCTAAATTTATTCGCTCTTTGTTTGACTTGACAGAAGAACAAATTGATGCTGCACTCTCCTACATAGAGTCACATCGGGCTGAAGTTGAAGCCGAGTACCAAGTTGTTCTTAAGGAAGCTGAGGAACTTCGGCAGTATTACGAAGAACAAAATCGTGAGCGGGTTGCCCGAATTGCCACCCTACCACCACCACCTGGTCTGGAAGCCGCCTGGAAAAAACTTCAGGCATCGAAGGCACGGCATCAGCCCCAGCCATGA
- a CDS encoding ACP S-malonyltransferase, whose translation MIFLVDHNLKGHARILLGSLASLGWLDSVPIRFVTFEAIGLSIDSSDRVVWRLAQENQMILLTANRSMKGEDSLEQVMREENTPTSLPVVTISNADRVLTDSSYRERCVDRLVEIVVYIDNYIGARRVFIP comes from the coding sequence ATGATTTTTTTAGTCGATCACAACCTCAAGGGACATGCACGAATTCTTCTTGGGAGTCTTGCAAGCCTTGGTTGGCTGGATTCTGTCCCGATTCGTTTTGTCACCTTTGAAGCGATAGGACTGTCAATTGATAGCAGCGATAGAGTAGTGTGGAGGCTGGCTCAGGAAAATCAAATGATTTTACTCACAGCCAATCGCAGCATGAAAGGTGAAGACTCTCTAGAACAGGTTATGCGTGAAGAAAACACGCCGACCTCATTACCCGTGGTGACAATTAGCAATGCTGATCGAGTGTTAACTGACTCAAGTTATCGAGAACGTTGCGTTGATCGTCTGGTTGAAATTGTGGTTTACATTGACAACTACATAGGTGCAAGGAGAGTTTTCATTCCGTAA
- a CDS encoding lipase: MYQFQIIANTQMGESIGIVGSIPELGLWDMTKYVPLRTNAEGYPLWWTEKEIPIQLSLESAEPQRVEYKYVILDANGNVRWEAIGPNRWIPIDPADKSSTIVVDDGAFGYLQPYPFGYIEGSAAKLSPLQGSQSLKIVVIGSSVAFGYKAWLFQGWVWLLAQTLQSKYGHQLVNVSESGTNVSSTIARFPSVVTPEQPDVVIIALSLGNEGLAHCPSHQRRAVQRRFESGLQQLVKMTRDIGASPILGGVYPNNDYSPEHYWLLKDTHNRLLNWGVPVLDWLAVLDNGQGRWKDGISSDPAHPNTIGHRLMYEAINLDLFDIDKGELAQEKQRFQKPNQVSVYADKAGFQVFANNEEKRLRISNSSPNSYTIAPYWQELQTALQSQAGLIPGIYLAKYAQQGTLPFFAVQEDGAIATTMEIPPGADLEYSAAFNLFAPNNSQLFFYDGHLGILEADKHHLWVINESDHEYNVHPMWQEVRSALKAMPAGVYEDPLHPNIPFRTMIIAKDGLESRVKISAQSAVLLQYKCKLSDISRVAIIPLGDRCAVRMMLYKMEYDGPAFPFDLTRTTNIADIADIIENRFYDMWNPSYLHYDSSKGRIYHSKWAGLSFAHEVEDTDNAAYDMSPVFERMRQRYTARSERFWYTVENCDKALFVRTGIADRGGVIDLVNKLEKQCLGKPFHLLLLSPQSSDEFLDLPNVLHYNVEFNPDRMYEDLGHWMYCTEVMRGILESLGVSSKNLFWCPPKIPKG; encoded by the coding sequence ATGTATCAATTTCAGATCATTGCAAACACCCAAATGGGCGAATCCATCGGTATCGTCGGTTCTATTCCCGAATTAGGACTGTGGGACATGACCAAATATGTCCCCCTCCGTACAAATGCTGAGGGCTATCCTTTGTGGTGGACAGAGAAAGAAATCCCTATTCAGCTGTCTTTGGAGTCAGCAGAACCCCAGAGAGTTGAATATAAGTATGTAATTCTTGATGCAAATGGCAACGTGCGATGGGAAGCTATAGGCCCAAACCGCTGGATACCCATCGACCCAGCCGATAAGTCCAGCACTATTGTTGTGGATGATGGGGCATTCGGTTATTTGCAGCCTTATCCGTTCGGATACATTGAGGGGTCTGCTGCCAAGCTATCCCCGCTTCAAGGGTCGCAGAGTCTCAAAATCGTAGTCATTGGTAGTTCCGTTGCATTCGGTTATAAAGCCTGGCTGTTTCAAGGTTGGGTTTGGCTGTTGGCACAGACTTTGCAGTCAAAATATGGACACCAACTTGTCAATGTGTCGGAGTCTGGGACAAATGTAAGTAGCACGATCGCTCGCTTTCCCTCAGTTGTCACGCCAGAACAACCGGATGTAGTGATTATTGCTTTATCTCTAGGCAACGAAGGCTTAGCCCACTGTCCGTCTCACCAACGACGGGCAGTACAGCGGCGGTTTGAAAGTGGCTTGCAGCAGTTGGTAAAAATGACACGGGACATAGGCGCAAGCCCGATTTTAGGCGGGGTCTATCCCAATAACGACTATTCACCCGAACATTACTGGCTGCTCAAAGACACACACAACCGCCTGTTAAATTGGGGCGTTCCAGTACTGGATTGGTTGGCAGTACTGGATAATGGACAAGGACGCTGGAAAGACGGCATATCCTCCGACCCGGCTCACCCCAACACCATCGGTCACCGCCTCATGTATGAAGCCATCAACCTAGATTTGTTCGACATCGACAAAGGCGAATTGGCACAAGAAAAACAACGCTTCCAAAAGCCGAATCAAGTCTCCGTCTACGCTGACAAAGCGGGCTTCCAAGTCTTTGCCAATAACGAAGAGAAGCGTTTGCGGATCAGCAATTCATCACCAAACAGCTACACCATTGCTCCCTACTGGCAGGAACTGCAAACTGCACTGCAAAGTCAGGCAGGATTGATACCAGGGATCTACCTTGCCAAGTATGCACAGCAAGGAACGCTGCCCTTCTTTGCTGTGCAAGAAGATGGAGCGATCGCAACTACAATGGAAATCCCCCCTGGTGCCGACTTAGAATACAGCGCCGCCTTCAATCTGTTTGCGCCGAACAATTCACAACTTTTTTTCTATGACGGGCATCTAGGGATTTTGGAAGCAGATAAGCACCACCTGTGGGTGATTAACGAATCAGATCACGAGTATAATGTACATCCCATGTGGCAGGAGGTACGTAGCGCCCTGAAAGCCATGCCAGCGGGTGTCTATGAAGATCCGCTGCATCCCAACATTCCCTTCCGCACCATGATCATTGCTAAAGACGGGCTGGAAAGCCGGGTGAAAATATCAGCCCAGTCTGCCGTACTGTTGCAATACAAATGTAAATTATCAGACATCAGCCGGGTGGCGATCATCCCCCTAGGCGATCGCTGTGCCGTGCGAATGATGCTGTACAAGATGGAGTATGACGGCCCCGCTTTTCCCTTTGATTTGACGCGTACTACCAATATTGCAGATATCGCCGATATCATCGAAAACCGTTTTTATGACATGTGGAATCCTAGTTACCTGCATTACGATTCATCTAAAGGCAGAATTTACCACAGCAAGTGGGCAGGTCTATCCTTTGCCCATGAAGTGGAGGACACAGATAACGCTGCCTACGATATGTCTCCTGTCTTTGAGAGGATGCGCCAGCGCTACACGGCACGTTCTGAAAGGTTTTGGTACACAGTGGAAAACTGCGACAAGGCGCTTTTTGTCCGCACAGGCATTGCAGATCGCGGTGGCGTGATTGATCTGGTCAACAAACTGGAAAAACAATGTCTTGGGAAGCCATTTCACCTTTTGCTACTTTCTCCCCAGTCATCTGATGAGTTTCTCGACCTTCCTAATGTGCTGCATTACAACGTGGAGTTTAATCCCGATCGCATGTATGAGGACTTGGGGCACTGGATGTACTGCACAGAGGTGATGCGAGGAATTCTAGAATCCCTTGGGGTGTCTAGCAAAAACCTCTTCTGGTGTCCGCCCAAAATACCGAAGGGGTGA